In one Epinephelus moara isolate mb chromosome 6, YSFRI_EMoa_1.0, whole genome shotgun sequence genomic region, the following are encoded:
- the LOC126391774 gene encoding uncharacterized protein LOC126391774, with product MKDFSPGQSSATVAENKCDKSFISRLEKNMRPSISVTLEPGLERGVPWGRDLHTFVTSAAGHMMRTLQKPRKNRPSKRQVNHRRFLHNMIQRKFADIEAGNHQLANALYLREAGNNSKSPPSQKPETLEQSGRPSQDSNKCNAHTDADGISKCRSDVSVGSHEADISEKKQQEWGHPWKRHPKSQPSTCTTRKNNRNKERQKKETQTRHHKLVKVTPTSSPKAFDYHPEAELFYTECYDEGQLKSANNLAQDCQTTQQDFIQFDQTVDVSPSFSPELSPLSLDLCDLSIQMFTGVSTCTQKSIADISESQWTDIMDLFGSKEFGGCVDVDAYIESIIACQGDAGWEFCADDVGFVDQSHSFSHRSEVEDPRCETGEYRYEYSCHGDQGSTINQLQSNQRSSQAPRQNEDTQFNSFKPTQETDIIQNQFQTSISYDYNASELHMYQHPQEESPCLLVHPENIQNFTPFEGVAQSFSVPLCNPEHRPIPTPPQEGDWLFTDILKDRKSMEC from the exons ATGAAGGACTTCTCACCGGGTCAAAGTTCTGCCACTGTTGCAGAGAACAAGTGTGATAAGAGCTTTATCAGCCGGCTGGAGAAGA ACATGCGACCGTCCATCTCTGTGACTCTTGAGCCCGGGTTGGAGCGAGGGGTCCCGTGGGGTCGTGACCTCCACACCTTTGTAACCTCAGCAGCGGGTCACATGATGAGGACTCTGCAGAAACCCAGGAAGAACCGGCCGTCCAAACGGCAGGTCAACCACCGCCGCTTCCTGCACAACATGATCCAGAG aaagtttgcagaCATCGAAGCAGGAAACCACCAGCTGGCAAATGCTCTGTATTTAAGAGAGGCGGGAAACAACTCAAAGTCGCCGCCATCACAGAAGCCAGAGACACTTGAGCAGTCAGGTCGACCCTCCCAAGACTCAAATAAATGCAACGCTCACACTGATGCAGATGGCATCTCTAAGTGTAGGAGTGACGTCTCTGTTGGCTCACATGAAGCTGACATCAGTGAAAAGAAGCAGCAGGAATGGGGACATCCTTGGAAACGACACCCCAAATCACAGCCCTCCACCTGCACCACGAGAAAAAACAACCggaataaagagagacagaaaaaagagacacagacaaGACACCACAAACTGGTTAAGGTCACACCTACGAGCTCCCCGAAAGCCTTCGACTATCACCCTGAGGCGGAGCTCTTTTATACTGAGTGTTATGATGAAGGTCAGCTGAAGTCGGCCAACAACCTCGCACAAGACTGTCAAACAACTCAGCAGGATTTCATCCAGTTCGACCAAACCGTGGACGTCTCTCCGTCCTTCTCTCCAGAGCTCTCTCCGTTGTCTCTCGACTTGTGCGACCTCTCGATCCAGATGTTCACAGGCGTCTCGACCTGCACGCAGAAGAGCATTGCTGACATTTCAGAGAGTCAGTGGACAGATATTATGGATCTTTTTGGTAGTAAGGAGTTTGGAGGCTGTGTGGACGTAGACGCTTATATTGAAAGTATCATTGCATGCCAAGGTGACGCCGGGTGGGAATTCTGTGCTGATGATGTTGGATTTGTGGATCAGTCGCATAGTTTCAGCCACAGATCTGAGGTGGAGGATCCACGCTGTGAGACAGGTGAGTACAGATATGAATACAGCTGTCATGGAGATCAGGGATCGACCATAAACCAGCTCCAGAGTAATCAGAGGAGCTCGCAGGCGCCAAGACAAAATGAAGACACACAGTTTAACAGTTTTAAGCCAACCCAAGAGACGGACATCATCCAGAACCAGTTCCAGACATCCATCAGCTACGACTACAACGCCTCAGAGCTGCACATGTACCAACATCCTCAGGAGGAGAGTCCCTGTCTGCTGGTTCATCCTGAAAATATCCAAAACTTTACACCATTCGAGGGTGTCGCTCAATCTTTCTCTGTCCCACTCTGTAATCCTGAGCATCGCCCCATCCCGACACCGCCGCAGGAGGGCGACTGGCTGTTCACTGATATCTTAAAGGACAGGAAGTCAATGGAGTGCTAG